In Natronococcus occultus SP4, the following proteins share a genomic window:
- a CDS encoding YbaK/EbsC family protein, whose translation MHPRAATFAERAREEYGLDPDVEEFPEGTKTAADAADAVGCDVAQIASSLAFDVDGSLVVSVTSGANRVDEDALGAVFGVPAEDVEMADPERIKGTLGWSIGGVPPFCHDTRVPVVVDETLLEFDTVWAAAGTPTAVFPIDPERLRRLADAEPAPVAD comes from the coding sequence ATGCATCCACGCGCAGCGACGTTCGCCGAACGGGCCCGCGAGGAGTACGGGCTCGATCCCGACGTCGAGGAGTTTCCCGAAGGTACCAAGACCGCGGCCGACGCCGCCGACGCCGTCGGCTGTGACGTCGCACAGATCGCCAGCTCGCTGGCGTTCGACGTCGACGGCTCCCTCGTAGTTTCGGTCACCAGCGGCGCGAACCGAGTCGACGAGGACGCGCTCGGCGCCGTCTTCGGCGTTCCTGCCGAGGACGTCGAGATGGCCGACCCCGAGCGGATCAAAGGGACGCTGGGCTGGTCGATCGGCGGCGTCCCGCCGTTCTGTCACGACACCCGGGTTCCCGTCGTCGTCGACGAGACGCTGCTCGAGTTCGACACCGTCTGGGCGGCCGCGGGGACGCCGACGGCGGTCTTCCCGATCGACCCCGAGCGACTGCGCCGGCTCGCCGACGCCGAACCGGCGCCCGTTGCGGACTGA